CTGCGCGATGCAGCGATGAAAGACCCGGTTCATTCATTTGCAGTTTGAGTGTCTGATTCATTTTTTCACCTCCCTCCACTTTGCCCCTGTTTTTTCACAGTAAGAAACCTCATCATTGGGCGCGATTCGGTACAGCCCGTGCTCTTTTAATCGCTCCCAACCATTTACCGATGCTCGACCTGGAATGCTCAGAGAGCAGCGTATCGCTTCTTTTCGCTTCTCCATCCTGCCTTTGGTTTCAGACAAGCCCTTACCCGCGTCACGAATGATTGGAACATCTCTCTCAAGCACGATAGGCACTGAAAAATCGCTTACTCTCAAAGTGTCTACCTGGCTTTTCCAACCATCATCCAGCCAAGCTGAATCTCCGCGACGCGATTGGGTTTGCGCTTGTTGAGAAGTTTGCGCTGAGGAAACAACTTTCAATTCCTCTGCCAAATCTGTTTGGCTCACAGATTGAGGATAATGCAGAAGCCGTTTGAGCCATTCATAGGCTAATAAGAAATCATCCGAAGACGCACCATTTGGTTTGACGTAAGGCATTGCATCATCAGGTTCCAGAATAAGTGCGAGTGGAACTTCTTTCGGTTCGTCTTCGTGTCGGTTGAGTCGTCCAAGTCGTTGAATGAGGGAAGCAGGCGGCGCAAGGTCGGTAATTAACAAGTCTGCCGAAAGGTCGAGAGACATTTCGGCTACCTGCGTTGTTATCGCAAAAGCTGCGCCAATCTTCTTTGGGTCAAAAGCTTCGACAACTCTTTTATGGTTCTCTCGCCGCTCAAAGTAGCGAAAACGACTGTGATAAAGATGAGCCAAAAAATTGTTTTGTTTGAAAAAGTCTCTCTCCCTTGATTCATCGTAAAGCTTGACTGTACGGTCAACGGTGTTAGCAATCCAAAGAACTTTTCCTCCACTCAACAAAACTTTTTCCGCTTCCTTCCATGCTTGAGCCTCGGGGTTTTCTTGTAGATGCTGAAGCTTGTAACGTGGCGCATCCTCTCTCTTCTGCGGCCCTTGAATCGGCACAAGTTGGCCGCAGACTCGCTCAAGGGCTTTGAGCATATGCACTGGAAGCGAAGCGGTCATAAGCAACACGTCCGCGCCTTGAAAGGTTTTTAGAAACTTTAGTAACGCGCCGAATAGCTTTGGGTCGTAAGAGTGGATTTCATCGAAAACGAATGCTGCTCGTGCGAAAGCAGGGAATGAATAAAGCCCACGACGGTTGTTTTGAATCAATCCGAGAACGCTATCAACGGTGCATACGACAAGCGGTGGCGACCATGCTTGCAGCGATTCCAATCTCAAATCGGGAATCTCTTTGACCTCGCCTTTGGAACCAACTTCAATTAAGTCATCAGGTGTTTGAAAAATGTTATCGAGGTCAACTACTGCCCGACTGTGCATCAGTGTTCCCTCAACCTTAGACTTGCTCACGTAGCCATTGAAGCCTTCTGATGCAGTTCCCGTTGTCGGGTAGCAGAAAAACAACTTGCATTGGTTTGCTCGCTGTGAAGCCCAGCGATAAGCTGCAATGGTCTTACCCGCGCCGCATCCCGCACGCACTAAAGTCACGCGAGACTCGCTTTCTTCAACATCTTGTTGGAATCTTTCCCGCTCCTCATTTTTCTCAGAGCCTCGTAATCGCTCGCGCACAAGCTCATTCATGTCTTCGGTACTTAATACATCTTCCAGTGCTTTTTGAATCCAACCCTTGAGCGATTCTCTTGTTTGGCGTGAGACATTTTTTTCATTTGATAGCTCACTAGGCAATGCAGAACCTGCAACGTCTGAAGCAACTACCATTGCTTTAACCGCTGCTAACCATTTTTTCGTTTCTTGGTCAGGTCTATCGAACCAGCTTGGCCCTTCTCTCGTGTAAAGCCTCTCCTTTAATTCAGACAAAGATTCAATATCTGTTCTGTTCTGTTCGTCGCTAAGAGAGTAGATGAACGGAGAGCCAAATTTGGGAGGAGAGCCAAGATTTAGCCGCTTTGCTCCTAATTGCAATAGCCCTTTAAAGTCTTTGTGGTTCAGATAGACTTTTAACTCTAAACCTATTGAATCTCGCGTTGGCTTATCTGTTTTTAGGTGATGCCCGACAACAGCGCAAATAGCCGCTTGAAAAATGAGTTCCGAATCAGAAACCGAAGCAGGGCAAAGCCATTCGCGCAAATCTTTAACTTGAGTGCAAAGTATTCCACTCAGAGCCTCATGTCTAATGCTTTGCGGTTGGGTTTTAACGTCGCGTAATCGGCGCACCATATTTTGAAACTGGTCATTGGCTTTACCGAAGTCGTGAAGAAATGCGCCCAGTGTCACCGCACGTTTGAAACGCTCACTCCAAACCGAGGCGTCAAGCCCAAGCTGTTTAAGTAAATCATCAGCAGTATTTTTGAGTAAGGTTTCTGCCGCGTCTAGTACCTGTGCCGTATGTCCTTGCAGAATTTCAAAGTATTGGAGACTGCCGGTCTTACTGCGTGATTTTGCCAATAAGCGTTTGAAATCACTGTCACAATTTTTTGACGATTGTATCTGCTTGTTCATCTCTAACCTCTTTCTCTGACAGGCACGAAAACACCACAACACATTTTTTGTCGTCCCCCTACACCAATCTCTTGCAGCTTGATTGAATCTTCTACAGAGAGACCGCCAATCTGCACCGAATAACCGACTATTTTTTGTCCTTTGATGTGAATGATACGGCGACTGAGTTCGTGACCTTGATGGTCTGGTTTGTCGTCAATCCAAACATCGCCACTTATATTTTGTTCTTGAAGTTTCTTTCGAATCGCAGTGATGAACATTTCGCGGGTTGGCGCAACAGTGTTTTTTTCGGCATCGCTTATCTTTATGACAACGCAGCGAGAGTAGAGCTTGTCCGATGGCTTTAACGCATAAACTTCTGGCACCCCTAATCTTATGCGGCTTTCTTTGTGAGTATTGAATAGGGCAAGACGCTTGCCAGCAAGTGGAATAACTTCGGACAAACGCTCAGATTGTAGCCGCAACCGTAACCGTGAATTCTTGGTCAGGCGCAATGTTCCATTGCCAGTAGGTAATCCAGATATTGGATGAACAGCAAGCCAATCAACATTGTGCAGAATAGGCAACAGTGTTGAAAGCCCACTATAGAGAACATACCCGTGATCTGTCGGGATGTTGTCTCCAATAAGGCGAAAAGAAATATCTACGATCATTTTGGTACTCCTCAATTCCTGGTTGTCAATTTATTGCTGACAACATATTCTATGCTTGTGAAAACAAGATGTGTGGAAGTAAAGGTTGAAAGACAAAAGGCACATTGGGCGAAGTGGATTCTGCCACTTCCATTCGAGTTAGCCCTGCAAGCCTTGTCTTCACTATGAATCTGTGCCAAGGATTCAACAGTGAGCCCTTGTCATTCAACCATTGTACATCCACACATTGAACAAACGCAGTCTATTAAAATTTTAACTGCGGTGTCAAGATTTTTTTGCACCGTATGTTTGAGTTTGCCGCTAGGCGTTGAGCATTGAGGCTGTACAATGGTCGAGTTTTTCATAGTTTAACTCGCTTTTCGATGATGCCGACAGGCGATATTTATTTTTCTAAAAAGTCTTCTTGTGCGAAATTGGTACGAAGAAACCGCAGCCCATGCGCCGTCTGCCGCCGAGGCCTTGTTCTTGCAACACGAGCGAATCTTCGTCGCGCAAATCATGAATGCTCAGGGTGTAGCCGATGATGTGATGATTGCCGACTTTGAAAACCCGGCGGTTGCCGAGTTCCGGTTCGCCTTTGATGCCGCTTTCGTCCAGTTTATGCGCCACTGCTGTTAGAAAACTTTCCGGCTCGGTATGATTTTTTATCGTCACACAACGCGCATACAGCGACGACGCCGGTTTTAACAAATTAATCTCGGGCACGCTCAGACGAATGACCGAACCGTCAACATCCAGCCGTTTGCCCGCCAGTTTCAACAACAACGGCACACGGTTTTGCGGACAACGCATTCTTAATTTGGCGCGCGGGTTTAATTGAATCGAACCGTCGCCGCGCTTTGCCCCTTGAATAGTCTCTACTGCCAGCCATTCGGCGCTGTGCGCTTCAGGAATCAGTTTTGATATGGATGCGAACAACGCATAACCATGATCGGACGGCAACGAATTGCCGAGCACCGCAAATTTCAATTCGATATAGACCATAAATTATCCCTCCGGGAATTAAAGACAATCTCTCAAAGAAGCCTTTGATAACCGCAATCTTTAACCGGTGATCAAACGGACTACTTAACATCCGACGCATCTTCAATTTCAATGATTTGTATACATCACGCGCATGACTTCGATTTCGTAAGCGACCAACTTGCGCAACTTTTCGGGCGCTACGGCTTTGGCGTGCGAACCATATTGCATCAGCCAGCGGGCAACCTGTTCTAATGCCGCTTCGGTGGTCTGAAAGGTCACCTGCAACCGCCCGTTGCCGAGTTCCTTGTTTTTCTGTGTCGGATGATAAGTACGCTCGCGCGCGTATCGCGCCTGATAGGCGTCAAATTCAATCGCCACTTCAACCGCTTTGCCGCCGCGAAACATGCCAAACCCGCTGCGCAAATATTTTTCCGCATCCCAGTTTTTCGGCGGTTTGAATACCCGCCGCGTCTTGCTCAAAGCCGATATGCGTCCGGCGTGAAAATCCCGCGTTTCACCGCGCAAGTGGTCGTAACAGACGGCGTACCATTCGCCCAGATGGTTATAAACTTTTAAAACATCGACATCGCGCTCACTCTGTTTATTGCTGTGTTGCGAATAATACTCAATGTGCAAAGTCTGCTGATGGGCAGCCGCTTCCGTCAGTTTACGTAAAATATCCGGCGAAGCGTCCAATGCCGGTTCCGGCGCGAAACTGATTGCCGATTCCAAAGCTTCCAAATCAACCTCAACTTCTTCAGGCAACAGCGCCGCCAATGAGCGCACCGCGTCGCGCGCCAGCCGCACTTCGGTAGTATTCCCAAGCCTGCGCAGAATGCGTTCAGCCGTAAAAAAACTGAGCAGTTCGCCTTTCGTCAGATTGATCTTAGGCAAGCGCCAATCGGGGTCGGTAAAATAAAACCCTTTCGCTTTGCGACTGTAAGCAAGCGGCGCTTTGAGTCTTCTGAGCGCCTGCAAATCTCTTTGTATGGTGCGCGGCGTACGCTCGACATCGCGCAATCCGGCTAAGGCGGCTTTCGAGGGATAGTCGCCTTTTTGAATCTCGGCGCAGATGGCGAGTAATCGTTCATAAGCGTGCAGGTGAACCCTTTGAGGTTTCGTTCGTGCTGTCGATTTTTTCCTCATACCCAAATACCATAACTCCACCACAGAGACAGCAAATGTCTCTTTGTAGAATTGAAAAAAATTTTCATTCACGGTTGCCTGTCGCCGTGACGGGTAACGAGCTTGATTGACCCTTGCGAGGTCGGCGTGCAGTGATGTTGCCACCACCGGTTTAAAATTAAGATGGGTTGCGCTTTAAAATAGGGATGGTTGGCTTTGAAGTCAATCCCCGCCTGATTTATTTTTTAGCCCTTATTTTTACCGCGGAGGAGCTGGTTAAAGAGCGAAACTCATTTAGCCGGGCGCGATTCGCAAAATGCTAAGGAGGCTTATGAACGCGAAAATCTGGAGCGATATGTTTCAACTGGGATTACCGCTGCTGGAAAAAATTATCCGTCCGGTTGTCGTTTATGTCTTTATGGTCATCGGTCTTCGATTGGCCGGTAAAAGGGAACTCGCTCAACTGAATGCTTTCGACCTGGTGGTGCTGTTGATGCTTTCAAACACAGTACAGAATGCCATCATCGGTGATGACAATACCGTGACCGGCGGCATAATCGGAGCCACGACATTGCTGTTGAGCAATTATTTTGTGGTGCGCTTTTTGTTCAAGCATCCCGCGCTTGATCGCGTGCTCGAAGGCGACGCCGATGTCTTGATCGAAAATGGCAAGATCAAATCGGAACGCCTGCAAAAAGAGTTGATTACCCTGGAAGAACTCGAAGCCGCAGCGCGTAAACAGGGAATCGCCTCGCTTGCGGAATGCCAACGCGCGGTGCTTGAACAGGGCGGAACCATCTCATTCATTGCCAAAAAACCTTCGGTTGAAGAATCGCGTTATCAGGAATTGCTCGCCCGATTCGACTATCTGACCAAAGAGTTAGCGGAGTTAAAACGCTTGCAGAAAAAAGCCGGAGATTGAAACGGGTAATTCGCGAAAGTGGCAAGTTATCTCATTTCAGTAAAGCCGCGTCGCAGAGCGCGAGTTTCTTTTTGATGCCGTCGGGGACCTGGGCATCGAGTGGACTCAAAGTCCCTCTGCTTTGCATATCGGCGAAGATGTCCAAACTCTTTTGATAAGCCTGACGCGCCGATTGAAAATGCGTCAGGCGTTGGCTTGCCGCAACCTTCGCGTGAGTTGCCAGCGTGTAATAACTCTCGGCGACTTCGAGATAGGCGGTCGCCCGCGCCGTTTGAAAATCGGCATTTTCCGATTCATCGACAGTGGCTTCGATTAATTCAAGGGTTTGCTCCGCATAATGCATGGCTTCCGCGCCTTTCCCGGAAAGCGCCAGGGCGCTTGCGGTCTTTGCCGCCGCTTCAATCATCAACCAGCGTTTCCAGTAATTGGTCGGGTCTTTTTCCAGTAATTCTTCGCGCAGTTGCAGCGCCTTGCGAAAGTTTTCACTGGCTTCGGCAGATTTCCCCGCATCGCGCAAAATATAACCGATGTTCAAATAGGAAATCGACGCGTCGGCTTTGAGCGTAGCGTTTTCCGGGTCTTTGATTGCCAGTTCGTTGCTGATGGCGACGCTTTTTTGGTAGCTTTCAAGCGATTTCGCGAGCAAGCCGCTTGCCGAATAAATCCCTCCCAGATTGGCATAACCGCTTCCCAGTATGCGTTTATATTCGGCATTCAACGGATTTTCCGTCGACAAAATTTTTCTGATTTCCAAAACGCGGTTCTGTTGTTCGAGAGCGCCCGCAAAATCTCCGGTCTGCAAGTAAATCTGTCCGATGGCTTCATGACAAACCGACAGCGCGCGCCGCGTCTCGGCGTCCTGCGGATTGCTGCGCGCCAGCCCTTCGTGAATGCTCAAGGCGCGGCGTTGATTTGCGAGCGCCTCATCCCATTTGCCTTGCGTGGTGAGAAAGCTTCCCAGATCACCGGCGTTCAAGGCGATCAATCGTTGATAATTTTTATTTGCCGGTTCTTCGCGCGCCAGCGTCTCGGCAAGCGCCAGCGCCTGGCGATAACTCGCCAGCGCGCCATCGAGATTCGGGGTTTCCGAAAGCAAGGCGGCAAATTTTCTGTAGGTGTTCGCCAGATTCATCCTGAGTTCATGATTTTGCGAGTCGCGGCTCAATAAACTCTCACGAATGCGCACGGCATTGCTTAAATTTTCCAAAGCCTTTTGCGTATCCCCCAGATTGGCATAAGCTGAACCGCCGAGCACCGAACTGACGCGCTCATAAGCGTCCGCCAGTTCGCTTTGCAATGCCGGGTCGCCTGCGGCTTCAAGGGCAAAACTGTTGAGGTATTCGACCATGTCCTGCGCCAGTTTATTGCGCACCGGAACCGAACCGGGCAAATCGACAATCGCATCGTAATAATCAAAGAGCACCGAACGCGCTAAGCGGCGGGCTTTTTCGCGTTCAAAGCTCGCCAGTTCCCGCTGTTGCTGCGCCACATGCGCCTGCCACGCCGTCGCCACGATGCCGGCGATTAAGGTCAGCAAAACCAAACTTCCGGCAATCACCCCGGCTTTGTTGCGATTAATGAATTTCCAGGCGCGATAGGAAAACGTCCCTTTGCTGGCGCTCACCGGCAGACCTTGCAGATAGCGGCGTAGATCTTCGGAAAGCTGTTCCGCCGATGCGTAACGCTTGAGGCTCTCTTTGCGCATGGCTTTCAAGACGATGTTATCGAGGTCGCCCGATAATCGTTTGTGCAATTTGTCGGGCGAGCCTTCGCGCAACAGGCTCACATCTTCTGCGGTAATCAGTTGCGTCTTGACGTTTTTGACCGTGGCGGTCTTTTCTTCCAGGCGATAAATCACTGTGCTCGGTTTTTCCGGGTCGCTTTCGGAAACAATATGCAGAATCTCCATCGGCGAACGCCCTTTGTAACGATAGGGCGAACGTCCTGTGAGCATTTCATAGAGCACCACGCCGAGCGAATAAATGTCGCTGGCGGTGGTGATGTGATCGCCGCGCACCTGTTCGGGGCTGGCATATTCAGGCGTCATCATGCGCAGCATCGTGGCGGTTTCTTTGGTATAGTCGCCGGAATCGGGGGTCAGAATTTTGGCGATGCCGAAATCCAGCAGTTTGGGAGTGCCGTCTTCGGTGACCAGAATATTGCTCGGTTTGATGTCGCGATGAATGACCAGATTCTGATGCGCATAATGCACCGCAGCGCAGACTTTGCGAAACAGTTTCAGGCGTTGGGTGATGGTGAGTTTTTTTTCATCGCAATAGACATCAATCGGCAGCCCTTCGATGTGCTCCATGACAAAATACGGCAACCCGTTTTCGGTGGTGCCGCCATCCAGCAAATGGGCGATGTTCGGGTGTTCGAGGCGGGCGAGAATCTGGCGTTCATTACGAAAGCGTTCCAAAACATAGTCGGTATCCATGCCGCGTTTGATGATTTTCAATGCCACCCGTTTTTCAAATTCATCATCATCGCGAATGGCGAGCAACACCGCGCCCATGCCGCCTTGTCCGAGTTCACGGATGATTTTATAGTTGCCGATTTTTTGTCCGGGTTGCGGCGTATCGGTCTGGGTGAACAGGTCAACCGCCTGATCGAATGCCGAGCCTTGAATGAAGTGGGATGATTCTTCGTAAGAAAAGAGCAGGGATTCGACCTCTTCGAGTAAGGTCTGGTCATGG
This genomic window from Acidobacteriota bacterium contains:
- the cas3 gene encoding CRISPR-associated helicase Cas3' — its product is MNKQIQSSKNCDSDFKRLLAKSRSKTGSLQYFEILQGHTAQVLDAAETLLKNTADDLLKQLGLDASVWSERFKRAVTLGAFLHDFGKANDQFQNMVRRLRDVKTQPQSIRHEALSGILCTQVKDLREWLCPASVSDSELIFQAAICAVVGHHLKTDKPTRDSIGLELKVYLNHKDFKGLLQLGAKRLNLGSPPKFGSPFIYSLSDEQNRTDIESLSELKERLYTREGPSWFDRPDQETKKWLAAVKAMVVASDVAGSALPSELSNEKNVSRQTRESLKGWIQKALEDVLSTEDMNELVRERLRGSEKNEERERFQQDVEESESRVTLVRAGCGAGKTIAAYRWASQRANQCKLFFCYPTTGTASEGFNGYVSKSKVEGTLMHSRAVVDLDNIFQTPDDLIEVGSKGEVKEIPDLRLESLQAWSPPLVVCTVDSVLGLIQNNRRGLYSFPAFARAAFVFDEIHSYDPKLFGALLKFLKTFQGADVLLMTASLPVHMLKALERVCGQLVPIQGPQKREDAPRYKLQHLQENPEAQAWKEAEKVLLSGGKVLWIANTVDRTVKLYDESRERDFFKQNNFLAHLYHSRFRYFERRENHKRVVEAFDPKKIGAAFAITTQVAEMSLDLSADLLITDLAPPASLIQRLGRLNRHEDEPKEVPLALILEPDDAMPYVKPNGASSDDFLLAYEWLKRLLHYPQSVSQTDLAEELKVVSSAQTSQQAQTQSRRGDSAWLDDGWKSQVDTLRVSDFSVPIVLERDVPIIRDAGKGLSETKGRMEKRKEAIRCSLSIPGRASVNGWERLKEHGLYRIAPNDEVSYCEKTGAKWREVKK
- a CDS encoding protein kinase; amino-acid sequence: MDATHWQKVNELFHSALQQAPERRSVFLAEACAHDQTLLEEVESLLFSYEESSHFIQGSAFDQAVDLFTQTDTPQPGQKIGNYKIIRELGQGGMGAVLLAIRDDDEFEKRVALKIIKRGMDTDYVLERFRNERQILARLEHPNIAHLLDGGTTENGLPYFVMEHIEGLPIDVYCDEKKLTITQRLKLFRKVCAAVHYAHQNLVIHRDIKPSNILVTEDGTPKLLDFGIAKILTPDSGDYTKETATMLRMMTPEYASPEQVRGDHITTASDIYSLGVVLYEMLTGRSPYRYKGRSPMEILHIVSESDPEKPSTVIYRLEEKTATVKNVKTQLITAEDVSLLREGSPDKLHKRLSGDLDNIVLKAMRKESLKRYASAEQLSEDLRRYLQGLPVSASKGTFSYRAWKFINRNKAGVIAGSLVLLTLIAGIVATAWQAHVAQQQRELASFEREKARRLARSVLFDYYDAIVDLPGSVPVRNKLAQDMVEYLNSFALEAAGDPALQSELADAYERVSSVLGGSAYANLGDTQKALENLSNAVRIRESLLSRDSQNHELRMNLANTYRKFAALLSETPNLDGALASYRQALALAETLAREEPANKNYQRLIALNAGDLGSFLTTQGKWDEALANQRRALSIHEGLARSNPQDAETRRALSVCHEAIGQIYLQTGDFAGALEQQNRVLEIRKILSTENPLNAEYKRILGSGYANLGGIYSASGLLAKSLESYQKSVAISNELAIKDPENATLKADASISYLNIGYILRDAGKSAEASENFRKALQLREELLEKDPTNYWKRWLMIEAAAKTASALALSGKGAEAMHYAEQTLELIEATVDESENADFQTARATAYLEVAESYYTLATHAKVAASQRLTHFQSARQAYQKSLDIFADMQSRGTLSPLDAQVPDGIKKKLALCDAALLK
- a CDS encoding YetF domain-containing protein, translating into MNAKIWSDMFQLGLPLLEKIIRPVVVYVFMVIGLRLAGKRELAQLNAFDLVVLLMLSNTVQNAIIGDDNTVTGGIIGATTLLLSNYFVVRFLFKHPALDRVLEGDADVLIENGKIKSERLQKELITLEELEAAARKQGIASLAECQRAVLEQGGTISFIAKKPSVEESRYQELLARFDYLTKELAELKRLQKKAGD
- a CDS encoding WYL domain-containing protein, producing the protein MRKKSTARTKPQRVHLHAYERLLAICAEIQKGDYPSKAALAGLRDVERTPRTIQRDLQALRRLKAPLAYSRKAKGFYFTDPDWRLPKINLTKGELLSFFTAERILRRLGNTTEVRLARDAVRSLAALLPEEVEVDLEALESAISFAPEPALDASPDILRKLTEAAAHQQTLHIEYYSQHSNKQSERDVDVLKVYNHLGEWYAVCYDHLRGETRDFHAGRISALSKTRRVFKPPKNWDAEKYLRSGFGMFRGGKAVEVAIEFDAYQARYARERTYHPTQKNKELGNGRLQVTFQTTEAALEQVARWLMQYGSHAKAVAPEKLRKLVAYEIEVMRVMYTNH
- the cas6 gene encoding type I-MYXAN CRISPR-associated protein Cas6/Cmx6, yielding MVYIELKFAVLGNSLPSDHGYALFASISKLIPEAHSAEWLAVETIQGAKRGDGSIQLNPRAKLRMRCPQNRVPLLLKLAGKRLDVDGSVIRLSVPEINLLKPASSLYARCVTIKNHTEPESFLTAVAHKLDESGIKGEPELGNRRVFKVGNHHIIGYTLSIHDLRDEDSLVLQEQGLGGRRRMGCGFFVPISHKKTF
- the cas6 gene encoding type I-MYXAN CRISPR-associated protein Cas6/Cmx6; the encoded protein is MIVDISFRLIGDNIPTDHGYVLYSGLSTLLPILHNVDWLAVHPISGLPTGNGTLRLTKNSRLRLRLQSERLSEVIPLAGKRLALFNTHKESRIRLGVPEVYALKPSDKLYSRCVVIKISDAEKNTVAPTREMFITAIRKKLQEQNISGDVWIDDKPDHQGHELSRRIIHIKGQKIVGYSVQIGGLSVEDSIKLQEIGVGGRQKMCCGVFVPVRERG